DNA from Roseofilum casamattae BLCC-M143:
TTATTCGCCCACGCCCAAAAGCGATCGAGCGAACTACGGGCCACCTTAGCTGATTTAAATGCCATTGTTGATAACTTAGCAGATGGTTTGTTAGTCACCGATACCCAAAGACAAATTACCCGATTTAATCCGGCATTTTTACAAATGTTTAATCTCCAGCCGGAAGAACTCGAAGGCAGACGATTAAGAAATGTTTGCTCGGTAGAGTTAGATTCCTTGATGCATAGTATCGAACATCGCGATACAGAAATTGTTACAGTTGATGTTAAATTAGGTAATAATCGGGAAGGACAAGCCTTAGCGACTAGCATTATTAAAGAAGGCGAGGGAAAAGAAGGAGATCAGTGCATTGGTTCGGTCATCTTAATTCGAGATGTGACAGTAGAGCGAGAAGTCGATCGCATGAAAACAGATTTTCTTACCACAGTTTCTCACGAGCTGAGAACCCCTCTCACTTCAGTCTTAGGGTTTACAGAAATGATTCAGGAAAAATTAGAAGAAACGCTCTTTCCTGCGATTGAAAAATCTGACAAAAAAATCCAACGTTCTATCCAGACCGTTCAAAGTAATATTAACATCATTATCTCGGAGTCCGAACGATTAACTTCCTTGATTAATGATGTTTTGGACATTTCCAAAATGGAGTCAGGTAATGTGAATTGGAATATTCAAAAAGTCGATCCTCTAGAAATTTTAGATCGAGCAATTGCAGCGACTTCTTCACTGATAGAGAAAAATCATCTGGCATTTATTAAAGATTTTGACCCAGATTTGCCATCAATTGAAGTGGATCGCGATCGCATTATTCAAGTGGCAATTAATTTAATCTCTAATGCGGTAAAATTCACAAAAGAAGGTTCGATTACATGTAAAGCAGTTGTATCGGGTAGAGATCTGATTGTGAGCATTATCGATACAGGAATTGGTATTTCTACAGAAAATCAGGTACGAGTTTTTGACCGATTTAAGCAAGTCGGCGATATTTTGACCGATAAACCTAAGGGAACCGGTTTGGGATTGTCAATTTGTCAACAAATTATTGAATATCATGGAGGTAAAATCTGGGTAGACAGTCAGTTAGATCGAGGAAGTACATTTTCCTTCAGTATTCCCCTAGAATCTAGTCAGGCATTGGAGGAAAACCGATGAGTAAAAAAGTTTTGATTGTTGATGACGAACCAAATATTCTGATTTTGATGGAGCAAGCTCTAGAAAAATTAGAAGACGAAAATAATGCGATTATATTAACAGCTAAAAATGGTCGAGAGGCTCTAGATATTATTTATGCGGAGAAACCAGATTTAGTGTTTCTCGATGTCATGATGCCAAAAATGAGCGGTCTAGAAGTGTGCCAGCAGGTTAAGGAAGATGGAAATTTGAACAATATATATATTATTATGTTGACAGCGAAAGGTCAAGAATTTGATAAAAAAACAGGTATAGCTGTGGGTGCAGATTTGTATATGACCAAGCCTTTCCGACCAAAGGAAGTACTGGCGAAGTCTAGGGAAATTCTAGGGTATGTTGCTACATGAGTGAGTCGATCTTGAATGGTTAAATTAAGTCTAAAAAAAATTGTTTGCAAAGCTAATATAAAATCAATCTTGCAAGCCGTTCTCGATCGCGATCCTAGCTTAGCGATTGTCGATGACTGTCAAACACTATTGATGGGGAATAGTGAAATTCATTTATTGGAATCTCACGGCCGCGAGATTGCTGTTGAAGATCGGATTCTGGGATGGATTTTAGGCGGACACGCGAATAATTCAAACGCCACAATTATCGCTCATATTTTGGAAACAGAACTGAATAAAAAAGTCTTGGCAGCTGATGCTCTAGATAAATATGAAGAACTGAATTTTTTATATGATATTTCTGCCAAAATATCAACCTGCTTGTATGTGGATGAAGTGATTAAGCTAATGGCAGATGAAGCGCTTAAGCAAATTCCTGGGAATATGCTAGCCGTTGTTCTTTACAATGCGAATGAAAATTCTCTACAAACATTTTATCCGCAAAACAACCGAGTGACTCTCGGTCATACTCTATCTCCAGATATGGGAATTGTTGGGGCTGTATTTCGCTCGGGCAAAGCTGAAATTGTCAACCAAGTCCGTTCCGACGATCGATTCATTGACCGAGAATTTTCGATGTACTCATTAATCTGTGCTCCCTTAAAAACTCAGCAGGGAATTTTAGGGGCGATCCAAATTAGTAGCGATCGCCCCATGCAATATACTGCCCAAGACTTAAAACTGTTCATGGCTCTGGCGTCGCAAGCGGCAGCATCCATTCAAAATGCCTTATTCTACAAGCAATTAGAAGAATATTCTCGAACCTTAGAAGTGAAAGTAGCCGAACGAACGGCAGCCCTAGAGCGAGCCAACCAAGAACTCAATCGCCTCGCTCATTTAGACGGATTAACCAAAGTGGCCAATCGTCGTTGTTTTGAAGATGTCTTTCAGAAAGAATGGTATCGGTTAGCCGAAGAAAAACAACCCCTTTCTATTATTGTTTGCGATGTCGATTATTTTAAACGCTACAATGACACGTACGGTCACCAAATGGGCGATGAATGCTTGCAAGCGATCGCCACAACTATTGCCACAACCTTAACTAACCCCACCGATCTGGTGGCTCGATATGGCGGTGAAGAATTTGTCGTTATTATGCCCAACGCTCAAGCCTCTAATGCTTGGATGATTGCTCAAAATATCGAACGAGAAATCAGGCAACTGGGAATCGAACACAAAGCCTCTTTAGTCAGTCCCCTCATTACCCTAAGTATGGGAATATCGTCCATTGTTCCCCATAATGCTATCTCCAGCCAAGAGTTTTTCGAGATTGCCGATCGCGCCCTCTACGACGCCAAAAAACAAGGGCGCGATCGCGTAGTCTTTCGCGAACTCAAATCCAGCGTTATTTAATCTCCAATTGCAGGATAACTACTCATTCCATACTGGGTGAGATAATAAAGAATCCATCACCCGTACTCCCCGCAGTTGATTGCTTAAAGGAAGATGTCCTCGAGGAGCGCTGACATCCCAAATAAACTCATTCGGATAGCGCGTCCAAGTTTTCCCCGTCCGCCACTGAATTTTCGGCCAGAGTTTTTCCCAATTTTTCCCGACTCCCAACCAGAGTTCCCGCTGTACGGAAAACCCAAACTTTCCTTCCGAATAGGCTAACCAAAGCGTGTCGATCGTGCGCAAGTCCGTTCGCGGAAACCGGTTTACTTCGGAGAAATACAACCACTTGCGCCCGATAGCGCTCTCCCCAGCCAATTCGCACATTTTCAGCAGGGTCAGGCGATCGGCTTCCTGGAACTTCTGCACCATTAATAACTCCTGGAGGGAGCTATAGTCAATATCGCGATCGCTATTTAAAGCGACAATACCTTGAGGATAATGACGTTGCAGGAACTCTTGCACCTGCGGCGACTCGGACGCTTTCAGAATCAGAAACGCTTTTCCCTTCACCCAGATCGGAGCATTATCCGCACCGGAGAGAAACTCCATTAACACTGTTTCCCCCGAAGTTCCCAAAGTACTCAGAGTGTCAATTGTTTTTAGTTGTGCTTTCGCCGTCGAAGATGACAGCAAAGCCGCTAGTTGTTCGAGATCGGTCAGTTCAGGCACAAAAACAGAGGTTATATCAATTAACAATTAATAATTAACAATTAATAACGGGTATTAATCGTTGAAATGCAGTAACAGCGAGGCAAGCATCACCGTACTTATTCCTCCGATTGTACCAAACATATAGGAATTTCAGATTAATTGTTTATCCCTAATCGAGATTATTCTACCCCAGTTTTGGATAAGACAGTGAAGCACTCATAGCCCATTAACCAAAACTGAGGTTACTTACTTCCCGCTCAGAATACGATTAATGATTGCCGTAGTTGAAGTGTTTGCTGTTATTTGAATTAACTCCAGTCGGCATCCGCAGGCTCGAACCGCTGGCATTTCCGGTAGGGTTTCTGGAGTATAGTCCCCTCCCTTAGCATAAATATCCGGCTGGAGCACTTCGATTAAAGGGACGGCAGTTGGCGTGTCAAAGACTACTACGGCATCAACCGGTTTCAATCCAGCAATTAACTCGGCTCGCTGGGCTTCCGGTACGATGGGACGGTTGGGTTTGAGTCCGCTTACGGAGCGATCGCTATTCACTGCCACCACCAGGGATTTTCCCAAGGATTTCGCCGCTCGCAAATAGTGCAAATGCCCGATATGCAACAGGTCAAAGCATCCATTAGTCAGCACTAACGGACGCCATGACTCGGGATTGTTGGCGATCGCTGTTTTCAGTTCGGCAAGGGTAAAGATGATGCTCATATCCATTAAAAATTAAACCGGCAAAATTAATATCTATCTGGCGATCGCTCCGTCAGATAAATAGACTGTCGAGCAATATGCTCGGCAAATGTCTGGGAACTCCCGAAAGGGCCGATGCGTTCTCGTCCGTTGTCAATACAAGCTTGTTGATACCGAGTATCGCCGAGAATACGAGCAATCGTTTTAGCCGCTTCTGCTAAGATTTCTGGAGTAGCCGGCCCCGTACCAATGGTCGTGATTGAAGGGCCCAATAACCGCATTTGCGCCTCCGCAAACCGATAGGTAAACTGCGGCCCCCTTCCCGCAATTTGCACGATGGGTTTACCCAACCCCACCGCTTGTTCTACCGCCGTTCCTGCCATACCTAATACCAGATCGCATTGATGCAAAATATCGGCAAACGCATCAAAATGATAATAAACTTCAGTTCCATCTTTGCTCAATTTTTCAGCCGAATACGTCCATCCTTGCGCCACGGCCGCCGCCTTTAAATCCTCAACGGAAATTGTAGGGACTAATGCTGCTTGGAACTGCACCGGTTGTAGAGCAGATAGCCGCTCGCACAACCCCAGTTGTAGGGCAAAATTTTCCAAGGCTTCGGGCAAACGACTCCCAGGAAGCAGAGCAATGGTAGAGCAATTTGGATCGAGATTTAGGCATTTGCCCGTCGGCGCGATCGCATCCATAAACGGACACCCGACAAATTGAGTCTTACCCAACCCGCGATCGCGTAAATCTTCAGCCGTATAAGCATCGCGAGTATAAATTTGCAAGCAGCATTGCGATCGCAAGCATTTTTGCGTCAGCCAAGGAATCCTCACCTTCCCTTCATAATAACTCGAGGTCGAGACCACAAATGCCAAATAAGGACGACCCGTTAACCGAGCTAATCCAATGGGTACGATATCGCCAACTGCCACTAATAACTGACACCGCTGACTGTAACGTTGCACCGCCCGAATTTGCTGCCAGGTCAATCCAATTAACCCAGAAAATAAATCTTTAATCAGATACAAAGGATTCATATACCAAATTCCACCGGACGGAAGGGTTCGCGTCGGTCCGATAATCGGGATACCCAAACGCCGATAAGCTCCCCCAGAACCCACCAAAGGCATGGCAGCGACCTCAATTTGCGGGTAATTTTCTTGCAGCGCTCTCGCAATTAAACTCCCATTCAGGTCTTCTCCATGACCGTTACTCAGGAATAAGACAGATGGGCTAACCATAATCAAGGACAAAGATGAAAAGGATATCTGTAGGGTATCAAACTCTGTTGTCCGCGGGCAAAAAGAAAAAGGGTAGCAGGTAGAACTGTTATCTCGAAACGGGAGTTACAGATCTGCCTGCTACCAATAATCACCAAGGAGAAACCATCCCTCTGTTATCATTCTCCGAAACAAGGGATATGAAGTCGTGACGATGACGGTGGAAGCAAAGTTCCCCAACCCGTTCCCATCTTCGCGATTGGTTTAGCTGATGGATGTATTCCCATAATTTCTAATCCACTCAGTCGCATCCAGAGAGTTCATGGGTTTGGCAAACCAATATCCTTGTCCGAATTCGCACCCTAAGGTTTTCAGAGACTCCAATTGTTCCATGGTTTCAATCCCTTCAGCAACTAGATCTATTCCCAAATAATGAGCTAAAGAGACGATCGTCTGGATAATGGCAACGCCTTCGGGACTCTTTAGCTGTTGCACAAAACAGCGATCGATTTTTAAAGTATTGACCGGGAAAGATGACAGGCGACTTAATGAAGAGTAACCCGTGCCAAAATCATCAATGCAGAGTTTGATGCCTTGATGGTGAATGGCTTCGAGAACTTCAATGGAGCTGTTGTCATCTTCCAGAAATGCACTTTCGGTGACTTCTAGTTTCAGTTGCTGAGGAGACACTCCATAGCGATCGCCAATACTTTGGAGTATTTCAATAATCTGCTTATTTTGCAATTGCAGGGGGGAAACATTAACATTCATGACTAATGGATCGCCCAAGTTAAAGGATTGATTCCACTGCTGTAGTTGTTGGCAAGATAGTTCGATAACAATGCTTCCTATTTCTTCGATATAGCCTGTTTCTTCTGCCAATTCAATAAAGAAAAACGGTGAAAGAAGCCCTTGTTCGGGATGTTGCCAACGAATCAACGATTCAAATCCGATTAACCGATCGTTCTGCAGAGAAAGAATAGGTTGATAATACAATTCAAACTGTTGTTGTTCGATGGCAATGGGTAATTCAGCTTCGAGTTGTATCCTCTCGAGAGCGCGAGATTGTAGCGTCGGATCTAAAATACAATAGCTGGCCGTTCCCGATCGCTTCAGCTCCGACATGACAATATCAGCATCTCGCAAGATATCCGTCATTTTCTGATAGCCCAACAGTGAGGGAATAATACCAATATGAGCCGAGATAGAGAGGTGATAGTGACGGATGACAATTGGCGATCGCAACTGTTCTAATACCCGTTCGGCAAAATTTTCTAGGCTCAAGTGTTCGTCATAATTTTCTAAGATAGTGAGAAATTTATCTCCACTGAGTCGAGCCACATAACCCCGACCTTTCCAACACTCGCCCAGCCGTTGTGCAATCGTTTTCAAAACTTCATCGCCAATTCGGTGTCCCAGGCGATCGTTAACTCGTTTAAATCGGCTCAGATTGAGGAAAAAAATTGCATAATTTTCTGAGGCGGGTTGAGAAATAGAACTATCTAATAAGGCAGAGAGGTATTGGGTCACCCATAACCGGTTAAATAATCCAGTGAGATGATCGTGGGAAGCTTCATAGCTGAGTTGTTCTTCCCGAACTTTTAGCTCTTCTAAGGCAGCTGAAAGTTGCTCGGTTCGATAAGCCACTCGGCTCTCGAGATATTCATTTAGTTCTTTGAGCTGCTGTTCTGCCAGTTTCCGCGATCGCACTTCGCTCTCGAGTTGCTTATTTTTCTCCTGCAAATTTTGGTTTAAGTGTCGCAATTTCAGATGCAATCGGACGCGACTCAATACTTCTTCTTGATAAAATGGTTTCGTAATATAGTCAACTGCCCCCAAATTCAAGCCTCTGACTTTATCTTCATTATCCGATAAAGCCGTCATAAAAATAATCGGAATATCTTGAGTTTCAGAGTGCGATTGCAGTACGCGACAGACTTCAAATCCACTCATATCCGGCATCATGACATCGAGCAGAACTAAATCGGGAGTCGTCTGTGCGATTTTCTCTAAGGCATTTCTTCCGTCTGTGGCCACAAGAACTTTAAAGCCGCTGCTTCTGAGGAAGTTAAAGAGGACTCGGAG
Protein-coding regions in this window:
- a CDS encoding response regulator transcription factor, with protein sequence MSKKVLIVDDEPNILILMEQALEKLEDENNAIILTAKNGREALDIIYAEKPDLVFLDVMMPKMSGLEVCQQVKEDGNLNNIYIIMLTAKGQEFDKKTGIAVGADLYMTKPFRPKEVLAKSREILGYVAT
- a CDS encoding sensor domain-containing diguanylate cyclase — its product is MVKLSLKKIVCKANIKSILQAVLDRDPSLAIVDDCQTLLMGNSEIHLLESHGREIAVEDRILGWILGGHANNSNATIIAHILETELNKKVLAADALDKYEELNFLYDISAKISTCLYVDEVIKLMADEALKQIPGNMLAVVLYNANENSLQTFYPQNNRVTLGHTLSPDMGIVGAVFRSGKAEIVNQVRSDDRFIDREFSMYSLICAPLKTQQGILGAIQISSDRPMQYTAQDLKLFMALASQAAASIQNALFYKQLEEYSRTLEVKVAERTAALERANQELNRLAHLDGLTKVANRRCFEDVFQKEWYRLAEEKQPLSIIVCDVDYFKRYNDTYGHQMGDECLQAIATTIATTLTNPTDLVARYGGEEFVVIMPNAQASNAWMIAQNIEREIRQLGIEHKASLVSPLITLSMGISSIVPHNAISSQEFFEIADRALYDAKKQGRDRVVFRELKSSVI
- a CDS encoding GUN4 N-terminal ARM-like repeat domain-containing protein; the protein is MPELTDLEQLAALLSSSTAKAQLKTIDTLSTLGTSGETVLMEFLSGADNAPIWVKGKAFLILKASESPQVQEFLQRHYPQGIVALNSDRDIDYSSLQELLMVQKFQEADRLTLLKMCELAGESAIGRKWLYFSEVNRFPRTDLRTIDTLWLAYSEGKFGFSVQRELWLGVGKNWEKLWPKIQWRTGKTWTRYPNEFIWDVSAPRGHLPLSNQLRGVRVMDSLLSHPVWNE
- a CDS encoding adenylyltransferase/cytidyltransferase family protein, which translates into the protein MSIIFTLAELKTAIANNPESWRPLVLTNGCFDLLHIGHLHYLRAAKSLGKSLVVAVNSDRSVSGLKPNRPIVPEAQRAELIAGLKPVDAVVVFDTPTAVPLIEVLQPDIYAKGGDYTPETLPEMPAVRACGCRLELIQITANTSTTAIINRILSGK
- a CDS encoding lipid-A-disaccharide synthase-related protein, yielding MVSPSVLFLSNGHGEDLNGSLIARALQENYPQIEVAAMPLVGSGGAYRRLGIPIIGPTRTLPSGGIWYMNPLYLIKDLFSGLIGLTWQQIRAVQRYSQRCQLLVAVGDIVPIGLARLTGRPYLAFVVSTSSYYEGKVRIPWLTQKCLRSQCCLQIYTRDAYTAEDLRDRGLGKTQFVGCPFMDAIAPTGKCLNLDPNCSTIALLPGSRLPEALENFALQLGLCERLSALQPVQFQAALVPTISVEDLKAAAVAQGWTYSAEKLSKDGTEVYYHFDAFADILHQCDLVLGMAGTAVEQAVGLGKPIVQIAGRGPQFTYRFAEAQMRLLGPSITTIGTGPATPEILAEAAKTIARILGDTRYQQACIDNGRERIGPFGSSQTFAEHIARQSIYLTERSPDRY
- a CDS encoding two-component system response regulator, with product MVNLTDSPSGPILIVDDNTNNLRVLFNFLRSSGFKVLVATDGRNALEKIAQTTPDLVLLDVMMPDMSGFEVCRVLQSHSETQDIPIIFMTALSDNEDKVRGLNLGAVDYITKPFYQEEVLSRVRLHLKLRHLNQNLQEKNKQLESEVRSRKLAEQQLKELNEYLESRVAYRTEQLSAALEELKVREEQLSYEASHDHLTGLFNRLWVTQYLSALLDSSISQPASENYAIFFLNLSRFKRVNDRLGHRIGDEVLKTIAQRLGECWKGRGYVARLSGDKFLTILENYDEHLSLENFAERVLEQLRSPIVIRHYHLSISAHIGIIPSLLGYQKMTDILRDADIVMSELKRSGTASYCILDPTLQSRALERIQLEAELPIAIEQQQFELYYQPILSLQNDRLIGFESLIRWQHPEQGLLSPFFFIELAEETGYIEEIGSIVIELSCQQLQQWNQSFNLGDPLVMNVNVSPLQLQNKQIIEILQSIGDRYGVSPQQLKLEVTESAFLEDDNSSIEVLEAIHHQGIKLCIDDFGTGYSSLSRLSSFPVNTLKIDRCFVQQLKSPEGVAIIQTIVSLAHYLGIDLVAEGIETMEQLESLKTLGCEFGQGYWFAKPMNSLDATEWIRNYGNTSIS